A part of Terriglobus roseus genomic DNA contains:
- a CDS encoding ABC transporter ATP-binding protein yields the protein MTSTTAASSIRVDDLRKSIRNGSRTVEILRGISFDVAAGEFVAIVGSSGSGKSTLLGLLAGLDTPTSGNVVLNGTAISYLPEDKLAEVRGKLIGFVFQSYQLIPTLTALENVLLPHELNAPASEQKAGRERAMELLQAVGLGERAEHYPVQLSGGEQQRVALARAFILRPPIVLADEPTGNLDSKNGAHVMDLLLDLNQREGTTLVLVTHDPAVAAHATRVLTVRDGEVIADERKSVEQV from the coding sequence CTGACTTCGACGACTGCAGCCTCCAGTATCCGCGTAGATGATCTTCGCAAATCCATTCGCAATGGATCTCGTACGGTTGAGATTCTTCGTGGCATATCGTTCGATGTTGCGGCAGGCGAGTTTGTCGCCATTGTGGGCTCGTCCGGTTCGGGAAAGAGTACATTGCTCGGATTGCTGGCGGGACTTGATACGCCCACTTCAGGGAACGTGGTTCTGAATGGCACTGCGATCAGCTATCTGCCAGAGGACAAACTTGCAGAGGTGCGCGGCAAGCTGATTGGCTTTGTCTTTCAGAGCTATCAGCTAATTCCCACGCTTACGGCGCTTGAAAACGTGTTGTTGCCCCATGAGTTGAATGCGCCTGCGAGCGAGCAGAAGGCTGGCCGTGAACGCGCGATGGAGTTGCTGCAAGCGGTTGGGCTTGGTGAACGTGCGGAACATTATCCTGTTCAACTCTCAGGCGGAGAGCAGCAGCGCGTGGCACTGGCGCGTGCGTTTATTCTGCGTCCGCCGATTGTGCTGGCCGATGAGCCGACGGGAAATCTTGATTCCAAGAATGGCGCTCACGTGATGGACCTGCTGCTGGATCTGAATCAGCGTGAGGGCACAACATTGGTGCTTGTGACACATGATCCTGCGGTAGCGGCGCATGCAACGCGTGTGTTGACCGTGCGCGACGGGGAAGTGATTGCGGATGAACGTAAGTCCGTGGAGCAGGTGTAA
- a CDS encoding 6-phosphogluconolactonase, giving the protein MTIATSTFSCNIHVLTNPKELGELAASDVAKELRALLAVQPKVRMIFAAAPSQSEMLHALASETNIEWSRVDAFHMDEYVGLPLGAKQRFGEWLKREFFDHVPLGGVHLIEPGDGPEFVAKEYAALLAESPIDIVCLGIGMNGHIAFNDPPADFEEPNDVRVVELEQMSRVQQVEEGLFPTLEDVPKFAVTLSIPRLLRARKLFCCVPGALKTAAVTRAFTGPIDTSSPASILREHTGCTLYLDVQSAAGLLKKD; this is encoded by the coding sequence ATGACAATCGCGACCTCAACGTTTAGCTGCAACATTCATGTCCTCACCAATCCCAAGGAACTGGGAGAGCTGGCCGCATCGGATGTGGCGAAGGAATTACGCGCCCTTCTGGCTGTGCAGCCGAAGGTACGTATGATCTTTGCTGCTGCTCCGAGCCAGAGTGAGATGCTGCATGCACTTGCGAGCGAAACCAACATCGAATGGTCACGCGTAGACGCATTTCACATGGATGAGTACGTAGGCTTGCCACTCGGAGCAAAGCAGCGCTTTGGAGAGTGGTTGAAGCGCGAGTTTTTCGATCACGTACCGCTCGGCGGTGTCCATTTGATTGAGCCCGGTGATGGTCCGGAGTTTGTGGCGAAGGAGTATGCGGCGCTGCTTGCAGAGTCGCCTATTGACATTGTTTGCCTTGGCATTGGTATGAATGGCCATATTGCGTTCAACGACCCACCTGCGGATTTTGAAGAGCCAAACGATGTGCGCGTGGTGGAGCTTGAACAGATGAGCCGTGTGCAGCAAGTTGAGGAAGGTCTGTTCCCAACCCTAGAGGATGTTCCCAAGTTTGCTGTGACTCTCTCCATTCCGAGGCTTCTTCGTGCGCGTAAGCTCTTCTGCTGTGTGCCAGGGGCTTTGAAAACCGCCGCTGTAACTCGGGCGTTTACAGGGCCGATTGATACCAGTTCGCCCGCATCGATTCTGCGTGAACACACGGGTTGCACCCTGTATTTGGATGTTCAATCCGCTGCAGGATTATTGAAGAAGGATTGA
- a CDS encoding PadR family transcriptional regulator produces the protein MFKFSMHCPDPRGFHRGDRRGRCGDRFAGEYAEGREGFFPGGRHGRFGGPRGPFGEGFGPFGKGRGGFGGGRERLFDSGVMRLVILRELAQEPAYGYQLIKRLEELMAGGYRPSAGVIYPTLTMLEEQGFTVATLNEAGKKVYSVTDEGKAFLNENQERLNELEHLMKAAGRGFARGRSPEIMEAMGALREAIGDRIRRDDSTPEQVRKVAELLQNAAKAIREI, from the coding sequence ATGTTTAAGTTTTCTATGCACTGCCCCGATCCTCGGGGATTCCATCGCGGAGACCGTCGTGGACGGTGCGGTGACCGCTTTGCCGGAGAATACGCAGAAGGCCGCGAAGGATTCTTTCCCGGTGGTCGCCACGGACGCTTTGGCGGACCGCGAGGCCCATTCGGAGAGGGCTTCGGCCCCTTCGGCAAAGGTCGCGGAGGTTTTGGTGGCGGACGCGAACGCCTGTTCGACAGTGGCGTGATGCGTCTGGTCATCCTGCGCGAACTGGCCCAGGAACCGGCTTACGGTTACCAGCTCATCAAGCGACTGGAAGAGCTTATGGCGGGTGGTTATCGTCCCAGCGCGGGCGTGATCTACCCCACGCTCACCATGCTCGAGGAGCAGGGCTTCACAGTCGCCACCCTCAACGAAGCGGGTAAGAAGGTCTACTCAGTCACCGACGAGGGCAAGGCATTCTTGAACGAAAATCAGGAACGCCTGAACGAACTGGAACACCTGATGAAAGCTGCCGGACGCGGATTTGCTCGCGGCCGTTCGCCAGAGATCATGGAAGCCATGGGTGCATTGCGCGAAGCAATCGGCGACCGCATCCGCCGCGACGACAGCACGCCGGAACAAGTTAGGAAGGTTGCCGAACTATTGCAGAACGCAGCCAAAGCCATCCGCGAAATCTAA
- a CDS encoding LLM class flavin-dependent oxidoreductase translates to MKKIGFLSFGHWTPSPQSQTRSAADVLLQSIDLAVEAERIGIDGAYFRVHHFARQLSSPFPLLAAIGARTRTIEIGAGVIDMRYENPHYMFEDAGSADLISGSRLQLGISRGSPEQVIDGWRSFGYQPKEGEDDAAMGRRHTEVFLQLLRGEGFARPNPRPMFPNPPGLLRLEPFSQTLHERIWWGAATNATAVWAAKLGMNLQSSTLKFDETGEPFHIQQAKQIRAYREAWKQAGHTRTPRVSVSRSIFALINDMDRAYFGHDSNSQDKIGFLDASTRAVFGRSYAAEPEKLVEQLRQDEAIAEADTLLLTVPNQLGVEYNVHVMESILTHVAPALGWR, encoded by the coding sequence ATGAAAAAGATCGGCTTTCTTTCCTTTGGCCACTGGACGCCTTCCCCTCAGTCCCAAACGCGTTCCGCTGCGGATGTTCTGCTGCAATCCATTGATCTGGCGGTGGAAGCCGAGCGCATCGGCATAGATGGCGCCTACTTCCGCGTGCATCACTTCGCGCGACAACTCTCCTCGCCTTTCCCTCTCCTTGCAGCGATCGGAGCGCGCACGCGCACCATTGAAATCGGCGCCGGCGTCATCGACATGCGCTATGAGAATCCGCATTACATGTTCGAGGATGCAGGATCAGCCGATCTCATCTCCGGGTCACGCCTTCAGTTAGGCATCAGCCGCGGATCCCCGGAACAGGTGATCGATGGTTGGCGCTCCTTTGGTTATCAGCCGAAGGAAGGCGAAGATGATGCCGCCATGGGACGCCGTCACACCGAAGTCTTTCTGCAGCTTTTGCGCGGAGAGGGTTTCGCTCGTCCCAATCCGCGCCCCATGTTCCCCAATCCTCCAGGACTTCTGCGGCTCGAACCCTTCTCTCAAACGCTGCATGAACGCATCTGGTGGGGAGCCGCCACAAACGCCACAGCCGTATGGGCAGCCAAGCTCGGGATGAATCTGCAAAGCTCAACCCTGAAGTTCGATGAAACAGGCGAGCCGTTCCACATCCAGCAGGCAAAGCAGATTCGTGCATACCGCGAGGCGTGGAAACAGGCCGGACATACTCGCACACCGCGCGTCTCCGTCAGCCGCAGCATCTTTGCTTTGATCAACGATATGGATCGCGCCTACTTCGGGCACGACAGCAATTCGCAGGACAAGATCGGCTTTCTGGACGCATCCACCCGCGCGGTGTTTGGCCGCAGCTACGCAGCCGAACCCGAAAAGCTGGTGGAACAATTACGTCAGGATGAAGCGATCGCAGAGGCCGATACGTTGCTGCTCACTGTGCCGAATCAGCTTGGCGTGGAATACAACGTACACGTAATGGAATCGATTCTTACGCACGTAGCGCCTGCACTCGGCTGGCGATAG
- the truB gene encoding tRNA pseudouridine(55) synthase TruB, producing the protein MNGLLIFDKPSGLTSHDVVSLVRRASGERSVGHLGTLDPMATGVLPLLLGKWTRLAQFFNAADKQYTGTIRFGFATDTYDSEGQPAGEAQPLRASLEELRALSARFHGTIDQVPPVFSAKKIGGVPAHKLARQGKEVAVKPARITIHNFELTGLEGDTSSFAMHVSSGGYVRSVAHELGQLAGCGAHLSSLRRTQAGVFTLADTVTREQLIEAANAGTVQELMRHPRSVLPEMPAVTADEGSQTKLRNGMAVNLPEFSDAPLVRIFSGSKELLGIGKRVAGTLIQPHVNIA; encoded by the coding sequence ATGAACGGCCTTCTGATTTTCGATAAACCCTCCGGACTCACCTCTCACGATGTTGTTTCGCTGGTACGGCGTGCCAGCGGGGAACGCTCTGTTGGCCATTTGGGCACGTTGGACCCTATGGCGACGGGAGTTTTGCCGCTGTTGCTGGGGAAATGGACCCGGCTGGCGCAGTTTTTCAATGCGGCCGATAAGCAGTACACCGGGACTATTCGCTTTGGTTTTGCGACGGATACCTATGACTCTGAAGGTCAGCCCGCGGGTGAGGCGCAGCCTTTGCGCGCTTCGCTGGAGGAATTGCGTGCGTTAAGTGCGCGTTTTCACGGGACGATTGACCAGGTTCCGCCTGTTTTTTCTGCCAAGAAGATTGGTGGAGTTCCGGCACATAAGCTGGCGCGGCAGGGCAAGGAAGTGGCCGTGAAGCCGGCGCGCATTACGATTCACAACTTTGAGCTGACGGGGCTGGAGGGCGATACCTCCAGCTTTGCCATGCACGTTTCATCGGGTGGCTATGTGCGTTCCGTGGCGCATGAGCTGGGTCAGCTTGCCGGTTGCGGCGCTCATCTGTCTTCGCTGCGCAGAACGCAGGCGGGTGTGTTCACGCTGGCGGATACGGTGACGCGCGAGCAGTTGATTGAAGCGGCAAATGCAGGTACGGTGCAGGAATTGATGCGGCATCCTCGTTCTGTGCTTCCGGAGATGCCTGCAGTGACTGCGGATGAAGGTTCGCAGACGAAGCTGCGCAACGGCATGGCGGTGAATCTGCCAGAGTTTTCTGATGCGCCGCTGGTGCGGATTTTCAGCGGTAGCAAGGAATTGCTGGGCATTGGCAAACGTGTGGCCGGAACACTGATCCAGCCACACGTAAACATTGCTTAG
- a CDS encoding arylesterase, whose protein sequence is MIQRSPFTLICTFAVAVMFLLTGCEPKHRDRATDSKNGGATPTASMQLKSDAAIASTNDVDDGRPVIACFGDSLTAGLGVDVDSSYPADLQRELDKAGYHYRVVNMGISGDTTKDALARIDRVLAMKPAITVVEFGGNDGLRGVPVANSRQNLDDILGRLTHTGTQVALAGITLPPQYSAPYIKDFNETYTVLAKKYSVPLLPFVLQDVYGVPGSIQSDGIHPTAQGCKQVAKNVLNLIQPMLKK, encoded by the coding sequence ATGATACAGCGTTCCCCCTTCACACTTATCTGTACGTTTGCCGTGGCAGTAATGTTCCTGTTAACGGGCTGCGAACCCAAGCATCGTGACCGTGCTACCGACAGCAAAAACGGTGGCGCTACGCCAACAGCCTCCATGCAATTGAAGTCTGATGCGGCCATCGCCTCCACAAATGACGTGGATGACGGCCGGCCCGTGATCGCCTGTTTTGGCGACAGCCTCACCGCAGGGCTCGGCGTCGACGTCGACAGCAGCTATCCCGCCGATCTTCAGCGCGAGCTAGATAAGGCTGGCTACCACTACCGCGTGGTCAACATGGGCATCAGTGGCGACACCACCAAGGACGCACTGGCGCGGATTGACCGCGTTCTGGCCATGAAGCCCGCGATCACAGTCGTGGAATTTGGCGGCAACGACGGCCTGCGCGGAGTTCCCGTGGCCAACTCACGTCAGAACCTCGATGACATCCTTGGGCGCCTCACCCACACAGGTACGCAGGTAGCGCTTGCAGGCATTACATTGCCGCCGCAGTACAGCGCGCCATACATCAAGGACTTCAACGAGACCTACACGGTACTCGCAAAGAAGTACTCTGTACCGCTGCTTCCATTCGTTCTGCAGGATGTTTACGGAGTGCCCGGCAGCATTCAATCAGACGGCATTCACCCCACAGCGCAAGGCTGCAAGCAGGTGGCAAAGAACGTCCTCAACTTAATCCAACCGATGCTGAAGAAGTAA
- a CDS encoding sodium:solute symporter family protein, with the protein MKTLDWITLGLYFVLMLAVGIAIRSRVKNARDFFTAGGKMPWWLSGISHHMSGYSAAVFVGYAALAYTEGFSLYIWWACSIALALVIGSSVFATRWVRLRLHTGMISPLEYLTARYGHGTKLCLACSGSLLKIFDVGAKWTASALLLHMFANVDLVWGVLLIGGVTLVYSVIGGLWADAATDLSQFVIQLISGISMFVVVMRHLGGVGAITGIWHSLPASHRQLFHGQYTPGFALTFLLVNLLSYNGGTWSLAQRFMASPDATSARRSALLSASLYLVWPLVLFYPMWAAPLLLPGAAHPEDSYAILAQRLLPQGLVGLVLAGLFAHSMAMTSSDANAVSAVVVRDIAPSVVPKAWLDNETKQLTAGRICTFSFLAGSMIIALLANHMGGVLGLILLWYGALVGPVAVPMLLGMLPVFKRCGAFSAISSWLSGVATFAALRLFAPSSVNGRSGSLVLSIGGPVVVSLIVYILSGLIRPNDNPRAAALLLELR; encoded by the coding sequence TTGAAGACACTTGACTGGATCACACTTGGTCTCTACTTCGTGCTGATGTTGGCCGTTGGCATCGCCATCCGCAGCCGCGTAAAGAACGCTCGGGACTTCTTTACCGCGGGGGGAAAGATGCCGTGGTGGTTGTCTGGCATCTCGCATCACATGTCGGGATATAGTGCGGCCGTGTTTGTGGGATATGCGGCCCTTGCTTATACCGAAGGATTCAGCCTTTATATCTGGTGGGCATGTTCCATTGCGCTTGCGCTAGTTATTGGATCGAGTGTGTTCGCCACCCGATGGGTTCGTCTGCGGTTGCACACGGGCATGATCTCGCCGCTTGAATATCTGACCGCTCGCTATGGGCATGGAACGAAGCTATGCCTGGCGTGCAGTGGATCACTGCTCAAGATTTTTGATGTAGGGGCTAAGTGGACGGCGTCTGCACTTCTCCTCCACATGTTTGCCAACGTCGACCTTGTGTGGGGTGTATTGCTTATTGGTGGGGTCACCTTGGTCTATTCGGTTATAGGTGGCCTGTGGGCAGATGCGGCGACAGATCTGAGTCAATTCGTGATCCAGTTGATTTCTGGGATCAGCATGTTTGTGGTGGTGATGCGGCATCTGGGCGGCGTGGGTGCCATTACAGGGATATGGCATAGCCTGCCTGCATCGCACCGGCAGCTCTTTCATGGACAGTACACCCCGGGGTTTGCGCTGACCTTTCTGTTGGTGAACCTGCTCTCGTATAACGGCGGAACCTGGAGTCTTGCACAACGCTTTATGGCATCGCCGGATGCTACTTCCGCGCGCCGGTCCGCGTTGCTTTCAGCCTCACTTTATCTTGTGTGGCCGTTGGTGCTGTTCTATCCCATGTGGGCTGCGCCGCTGCTATTGCCCGGCGCGGCACATCCTGAAGACAGCTATGCCATCCTTGCGCAGAGACTGCTTCCGCAGGGCCTTGTTGGGCTTGTACTGGCAGGGCTGTTCGCACATTCCATGGCGATGACATCTTCGGATGCAAATGCAGTCTCGGCGGTCGTTGTTCGAGACATTGCTCCTTCGGTGGTTCCTAAGGCATGGCTCGACAACGAAACGAAGCAACTCACCGCAGGCCGCATCTGTACGTTCAGTTTCCTGGCAGGCAGCATGATCATTGCACTTCTCGCCAATCACATGGGCGGAGTGCTTGGACTAATCTTGCTCTGGTATGGTGCATTGGTTGGTCCCGTAGCTGTCCCCATGCTGCTGGGAATGCTTCCGGTGTTCAAACGCTGTGGGGCGTTCTCTGCGATTTCGTCATGGCTATCCGGAGTGGCTACGTTTGCTGCGCTTCGATTGTTCGCGCCATCCAGTGTGAATGGACGCTCGGGTAGCTTAGTGTTATCGATCGGGGGGCCGGTGGTTGTTTCTTTAATTGTGTATATCCTGAGCGGCTTGATCAGGCCGAATGACAACCCACGCGCAGCCGCACTCCTGCTGGAACTTCGTTAG
- a CDS encoding MarC family protein has protein sequence MRVWNSFLIGLSALLPLINPLGSALVFLGLVGDVPSVDFKALARKIAINNVIFLGIFELLGSAILNFFGISLPIVQVSGGVVIAAIGWSVLNEQDSQATTNSKREEAQLTAGHAMVDLHEKAFYPFTFPVTSGPGTLVVLLTLSARFSTGDRSVMVLRHIGLFIAIVVLSAAVYFCYAYASKITKAISPSTAHGILRVIAFILLCIGVQIAWNGLSTLLLSVLHH, from the coding sequence GTGCGGGTCTGGAATTCTTTTCTGATTGGGTTAAGCGCCTTACTGCCACTGATCAATCCGCTCGGGTCGGCCCTGGTCTTTCTTGGTCTTGTGGGAGATGTCCCGTCTGTCGACTTCAAGGCGCTTGCGCGGAAGATCGCGATCAACAACGTCATCTTCCTGGGAATCTTCGAACTGCTTGGTTCGGCCATTCTTAACTTCTTTGGTATCTCACTGCCGATCGTTCAGGTCTCCGGAGGCGTCGTCATCGCCGCAATCGGTTGGTCAGTGTTGAACGAACAGGACTCGCAGGCCACAACGAACAGCAAACGCGAGGAAGCGCAATTAACGGCTGGCCATGCAATGGTCGATCTTCACGAGAAGGCGTTTTACCCTTTCACCTTCCCCGTAACGTCCGGCCCTGGAACCCTTGTCGTCCTGCTGACTCTCAGCGCCCGATTCTCAACGGGTGACAGAAGCGTCATGGTGTTGAGACACATCGGTCTATTCATCGCCATTGTTGTATTGAGCGCGGCGGTCTACTTTTGCTACGCCTACGCATCCAAGATCACAAAAGCCATCTCCCCCTCCACGGCTCACGGCATTCTTCGCGTCATTGCCTTCATCCTGCTGTGCATTGGCGTTCAAATCGCATGGAACGGCCTTTCGACGCTTTTGTTGTCGGTGCTGCATCATTAA
- a CDS encoding ABC transporter permease, translated as MAALSWTTAARIASRELRASRGKFLFVILSVAIGVAALTGVRGFSTAFRQTLMVRARSILAGDLAARMFQQPSDAQQKQLEGLTANGTKMTPVTEMAAMATAEHSLDPLLVALKAVDPAKYPFYGTVDLQPAMPLRQAIGGENVAVGDDLLIRLKLHVGDRIQLGDATLRIAAVVLSEPDRLSGSFAAGPRILLSLDQLEQTHLMAAGSRAGQRYLFMLPKRDDRAVAKLKTTLEGFLPEAQITDYRETNPAITMALDRATGVLSLVSLVALVLGAVGVAMAMRTHLLERMDSIAIMKSLGARSSHVLRIYLVQTVLLGLIGGAVGVALGVGVQLVLPLLLAKLLGITPELHIAVSAIVAGLVTGLLTTLLFTMPPLLDIRGVRPILILRRNVDDVEEKGTAANIFARIKASFAQVVAGALILLGITLIATTLSDSKVVGRVFTIGLAGVLVVLLIASWGVLALLRRFLKSTRASLKPVVRHGLANLYRPGNPSAALLAAVGLGVMQIASVFFLSQALVKELRLSTRPTLPNVFLIDVAPTEVEGVTALLKSQPGVHGEPEMLPVVASRIIAVDGVKASELKLENFPKRMLQSISLTWVDEMPPGTKVVRGEFWHSGDPHPQVAIGQRMSERLHVQLGSHILFGAPGDPDHPINAEVTAIIKSDGQHAWSRSEFLLPKSALAGLPVVYYGGAHADPERVGELQRALFAKYPTVTVINVAQAMETLRSVLLQVSLVVQFLAGFSIFAGLVILASAIAGTRYRRIREVVVLKTLGATRSRIATIFSIEFATLGLVAGLVGLVFANLTVRVVLSRLDLEYHFLGWVNLLSLVAVMALTVLTGWLASYRVLGQKPLEVLREE; from the coding sequence GTGGCCGCGCTCTCCTGGACGACTGCAGCTCGGATCGCATCGCGCGAACTACGTGCTTCACGCGGCAAATTTCTGTTTGTCATTCTGTCGGTAGCGATTGGTGTTGCTGCGTTGACGGGCGTTCGTGGATTCTCCACCGCGTTTCGACAGACGTTAATGGTGCGTGCGCGATCCATTCTTGCGGGCGATCTTGCAGCACGCATGTTCCAGCAGCCAAGCGATGCTCAACAGAAACAACTGGAAGGGTTGACTGCAAACGGCACAAAGATGACTCCGGTAACGGAAATGGCGGCGATGGCTACGGCCGAGCATTCGCTGGACCCGTTATTGGTGGCGCTGAAGGCAGTCGATCCTGCGAAGTATCCGTTCTATGGCACGGTCGATCTACAACCAGCGATGCCGTTGCGACAAGCGATTGGTGGCGAGAATGTTGCCGTTGGCGATGATCTGCTGATTCGTTTGAAGCTGCATGTGGGGGATCGCATTCAGCTTGGCGATGCCACGTTGCGTATTGCTGCTGTTGTTCTGAGTGAGCCAGACAGACTCTCTGGATCGTTTGCCGCGGGGCCGCGCATTTTGTTGTCGTTGGATCAACTGGAACAGACGCACTTGATGGCTGCGGGTTCGCGTGCAGGCCAGCGCTATCTGTTCATGTTGCCCAAGCGCGATGATCGCGCTGTTGCAAAACTGAAGACGACGCTGGAAGGCTTCCTACCTGAAGCACAGATCACGGATTACCGTGAGACGAATCCTGCAATCACTATGGCGCTGGATCGCGCGACGGGTGTGTTGTCGTTGGTTTCGCTTGTTGCGTTGGTACTGGGCGCTGTGGGAGTTGCCATGGCTATGCGCACGCATCTGCTGGAGCGGATGGATTCCATCGCCATCATGAAGTCGCTGGGTGCGCGATCTTCCCATGTGCTTCGCATTTACCTGGTGCAGACGGTGCTATTGGGATTGATTGGTGGCGCTGTCGGCGTGGCATTGGGTGTGGGTGTGCAGCTTGTGTTGCCGTTACTGCTGGCGAAGCTGCTTGGAATTACTCCGGAGCTGCACATCGCTGTTTCTGCAATCGTTGCAGGACTGGTGACAGGTCTACTCACGACACTGCTTTTCACCATGCCGCCGTTGCTGGATATTCGTGGTGTTCGGCCCATCTTGATTCTGCGACGCAACGTGGATGATGTGGAAGAGAAGGGAACAGCTGCAAACATTTTCGCAAGAATCAAGGCGTCGTTTGCGCAGGTGGTTGCAGGTGCTTTGATCCTTCTTGGCATCACGCTGATTGCGACGACGCTTTCGGATTCAAAGGTTGTGGGACGAGTCTTCACGATTGGGCTTGCAGGTGTGCTGGTGGTGCTGTTGATCGCATCATGGGGTGTGCTTGCTCTTCTACGGCGATTCCTGAAGAGCACGCGAGCCTCGCTCAAGCCTGTTGTGCGTCATGGTCTGGCGAACCTATATCGTCCCGGTAATCCTTCTGCGGCTTTGTTGGCTGCGGTGGGACTTGGCGTGATGCAGATTGCCAGTGTCTTTTTTCTTTCGCAAGCGCTGGTGAAAGAGCTGCGACTATCCACGCGGCCCACGCTACCGAATGTATTTCTCATCGACGTTGCGCCCACCGAAGTGGAAGGCGTGACAGCGCTTCTAAAGTCACAACCCGGTGTTCATGGCGAGCCGGAAATGTTGCCCGTGGTGGCGTCGCGCATCATTGCGGTGGATGGTGTGAAGGCTTCTGAATTGAAGCTGGAAAACTTTCCTAAGCGCATGTTGCAATCCATCTCACTGACATGGGTGGACGAGATGCCGCCGGGAACGAAGGTGGTTCGCGGGGAGTTTTGGCATAGTGGCGATCCGCATCCGCAAGTGGCGATTGGGCAGCGCATGTCAGAGCGTCTGCATGTGCAGCTTGGCTCGCACATTCTGTTTGGAGCGCCGGGCGATCCGGATCATCCCATCAACGCGGAAGTCACGGCCATTATCAAGTCCGATGGACAACACGCATGGTCGCGTTCTGAATTTCTGTTACCGAAATCGGCGTTGGCCGGGCTGCCCGTTGTGTACTACGGCGGAGCGCATGCTGATCCCGAACGTGTGGGCGAGCTTCAACGTGCGTTGTTTGCGAAGTACCCAACGGTAACAGTGATTAACGTGGCACAGGCGATGGAGACGTTGCGCAGCGTGCTGTTGCAGGTGTCGCTCGTTGTCCAGTTTCTGGCAGGATTTTCGATTTTCGCGGGACTCGTGATTCTTGCGAGCGCTATTGCGGGAACGCGTTATCGTCGCATTCGTGAAGTGGTGGTGTTGAAAACGCTTGGCGCAACAAGGTCGCGTATTGCGACGATTTTCTCTATTGAGTTTGCGACGTTGGGTTTGGTCGCCGGTTTGGTGGGATTGGTGTTCGCAAACCTGACAGTTCGTGTGGTGTTGTCACGGCTTGATCTGGAGTATCACTTCCTGGGGTGGGTCAACTTGCTTTCACTCGTGGCTGTCATGGCTCTGACTGTGCTGACGGGATGGCTCGCAAGTTATCGCGTTCTCGGGCAGAAACCACTAGAGGTTCTTCGCGAAGAGTAG
- a CDS encoding N-acetylglucosamine-6-phosphate deacetylase: MHCYRGRDPITLQHLEVEVDGGAITAVRPWLEPSGDLWLAAGLVDLQVNGYGGIDLNADGCDVAAITRMLEVAGTTTFLPTIITADIASMSSRLRAIANACAGNSDVARAIPCIHVEGPYISPEDGYRGAHPVADVRPPSLEEFDVLQSAADGLIGLVTLSPHWPGVEEFIRALHERGVVVSLGHTDASPDQIHHAVDAGATLSTHLGNGLAAVLPRHNNPIFTQLAEDRLTAAFIVDGAHLPTDTLRVMLRAKGVERSILVSDSVALGGVTPGHYHSHIGGEVTVHADGTIRMREGGLLAGSRIMLKDAVGRMSTMSGCTLGQAIRMATSNPADALGLKAGRIVVGAPADLLLFRWKRGDTSLQVEEVVIRGEQLA, from the coding sequence ATGCATTGCTACCGCGGTCGAGATCCCATCACGTTGCAACACCTGGAAGTTGAAGTGGATGGTGGCGCTATCACCGCGGTGCGCCCATGGTTGGAACCGTCAGGTGATCTGTGGCTGGCAGCTGGGTTGGTCGATCTGCAAGTGAATGGCTATGGTGGCATTGATTTGAATGCGGATGGCTGCGACGTTGCGGCCATTACACGTATGCTGGAAGTCGCCGGAACCACGACGTTCTTGCCGACGATTATTACCGCTGATATTGCATCCATGTCGTCAAGGCTGCGAGCGATTGCGAATGCGTGCGCAGGGAACAGCGACGTCGCGCGCGCTATCCCATGTATCCATGTGGAAGGTCCTTATATCTCTCCGGAAGATGGCTATCGTGGAGCGCATCCTGTTGCGGATGTACGCCCCCCTTCTCTTGAAGAGTTTGACGTACTGCAGTCTGCGGCTGATGGGCTGATCGGTTTAGTTACGCTATCTCCGCATTGGCCCGGCGTAGAGGAGTTTATTCGTGCTCTCCATGAGCGTGGTGTTGTCGTCTCACTTGGTCATACGGATGCATCACCAGACCAGATTCATCATGCTGTAGATGCTGGAGCAACGCTTTCGACGCACCTTGGCAATGGCCTAGCAGCAGTGTTGCCACGTCATAACAATCCCATCTTCACGCAGCTTGCGGAGGATCGTCTTACCGCAGCATTCATTGTCGATGGTGCGCATCTGCCTACGGATACGCTCCGTGTCATGCTGCGGGCCAAGGGAGTCGAACGCTCAATACTTGTATCGGATTCTGTTGCTCTTGGAGGAGTTACTCCGGGGCACTACCACTCGCACATCGGTGGAGAGGTTACTGTTCACGCTGATGGCACCATTCGCATGCGCGAGGGGGGATTGCTTGCAGGTTCCAGGATCATGTTGAAAGACGCAGTTGGTCGTATGTCCACCATGAGCGGTTGTACGCTCGGCCAAGCGATTCGTATGGCAACGAGCAATCCGGCAGACGCACTCGGTCTTAAAGCTGGTCGCATTGTTGTAGGTGCACCTGCTGATCTACTTCTCTTCCGTTGGAAGCGGGGAGATACGTCGTTGCAGGTGGAAGAGGTTGTAATACGCGGCGAACAGCTCGCCTAA